Proteins encoded within one genomic window of Chrysemys picta bellii isolate R12L10 chromosome 6, ASM1138683v2, whole genome shotgun sequence:
- the LMNB1 gene encoding lamin-B1 gives MATSTPVGQRSRGSAASTPLSPTRISRLQEKEELQHLNDRLAVYIDKVRSLETENSVLQLQVTEREEVRGRELTGLKGLYEAELADARRALDDTARERAKLQIELGKIRTEHEHLLGSYAKKESDHNAAQVKLREFEAALNSKEAALATALGDKKSLEGELEDLRDQIAQLEASLAAAKKQLVDETLMKVDLENRCQSLTEDLEFRKNMYEEEINETRRKHETRLVEVDSGRQIEYEHKLAQALHEMREQHDAQVKLYKEELEQTYHAKLENARLSSEMSSSAANTVREELTESRMRIESLSSQLSSLQKESRTWLDKMQELEDTLANERDNYRRMLSDKEREMAEIRDQMQQQLNDYEQLLDVKLALDMEINAYRKLLEGEEERLKLSPSPSSRVTVSRASSSRSMRTTRGKRKRIDVEESEASSSVSISHSASATGNVCIEEIDVDGKFIRLKNTSEQDQPMGGWEMIRKIGDISVSYKYTSRYVLKAGQVVTVWAANAGVTASPPSDLIWKNQNSWGTGKDVKVILKNPQGEEVAQRTTVFKTTLHEGEEEEEVEEEAVEAIEEEDLFHQQGDPRAANRSCAIM, from the exons ATGGCGACTTCCACGCCGGTAGGGCAGCGCTCCCGGGGCAGCGCGGCCAGCACCCCGCTCAGCCCGACGCGCATCTCCCggctgcaggagaaggaggagcTGCAGCACCTCAATGACCGGCTCGCCGTCTATATCGACAAGGTGCGGAGCCTGGAGACCGAGAACAGCGTGCTACAGCTGCAGGTGACCGAGCGAGAGGAGGTGCGCGGCCGAGAGCTCACCGGCCTCAAGGGGCTCTACGAGGCCGAGCTCGCCGATGCTCGCCGGGCGCTGGACGATACGGCTCGGGAGCGGGCAAAGCTGCAGATCGAGCTGGGCAAGATCCGCACGGAGCACGAGCATCTGCTGGGCAG CTATGCAAAAAAAGAATCTGATCATAATGCAGCCCAAGTCAAGCTTCGGGAGTTTGAAGCAGCCCTAAATTCCAAAGAAGCTGCCCTAGCTACAGCACTTGGTGATAAGAAAAGCCTGGAAGGGGAACTTGAGGATTTGAGAGATCAGATTGCACAG TTGGAAGCCTCCTTAGCTGCTGCCAAGAAACAGCTGGTAGATGAAACTTTAATGAAGGTGGATCTCGAAAATCGTTGTCAGAGTCTGACTGAAGACCTGGAGTTCCGTAAAAATATGTATGAAGAG GAAATCAACGAGACAAGAAGGAAACATGAAACTCGGTTGGTTGAGGTGGATTCTGGGCGCCAAATTGAGTATGAACACAAACTGGCTCAAGCACTTCATGAAATGAGAGAGCAGCATGATGCACAAGTGAAACTGTATAAAGAAGAGCTGGAACAGACTTATCATGCCAAA CTTGAGAACGCCAGACTCTCCTCTGAAATGAGTAGTTCTGCAGCTAACACAGTAAGAGAAGAACTGACAGAAAGTCGCATGCGGATTGAAAGCCTCTCCTCCCAGCTTTCAAGCCTACAAAAAGAG TCTAGGACATGGCTGGATAagatgcaggagctggaggacaCACTGGCTAATGAAAGGGACAACTATCGCAGGATGCTCTCTGACAAAGAAAGAGAAATGGCTGAGATAAGAGATCAGATGCAGCAACAGTTGAATGACTATGAACAACTTCTGGATGTGAAATTGGCTCTGGATATGGAAATCAATGCATATAGGAAATTGCTGGAGGGTGAAGAAGAGAG GTTGAAACTGTCTCCCAGCCCATCTTCTCGGGTGACAGTCTCTCGGGCATCATCAAGTCGTAGCATGCGCACAACCagaggaaagaggaagagaaTTGATGTGGAAGAATCTGAAGCCAGCAGTAGTGTCAGCATCTCTCATTCAGCTTCTGCTACTGGAAATGTTTGCATTGAGGAGATAGACGTGGATGGAAAATTCATCCGCTTGAAGAACACTTCTGAGCAG GATCAACCAATGGGAGGCTGGGAGATGATCAGAAAAATAGGAGACATTTCTGTCAGTTACAAATATACCTCAAGATATGTACTAAAGGCAGGCCAAGTTGTTACA GTCTGGGCTGCAAATGCTGGAGTTACCGCCAGCCCTCCCTCTGACCTCATCTGGAAGAACCAGAACTCTTGGGGCACTGGCAAAGATGTGAAAGTTATATTGAAAAACCCTCAGGGAGAG GAGGTTGCTCAGAGAACCACTGTCTTCAAAACGACTTTACATGAAggtgaagaagaggaggaagttgAGGAAGAAGCAGTTGAAGCAATTGAAGAAGAAGATCTTTTTCACCAGCAG GGAGACCCAAGGGCAGCTAACAGAAGCTGTGCAATCATGTGA